In Deltaproteobacteria bacterium, a single genomic region encodes these proteins:
- a CDS encoding hydantoinase B/oxoprolinase family protein, which translates to MPIAYPMVDPITLQVIQARLAGIVQEMQNSLFRTGYSTIIRESQDASCAILNTQGEVIAQHVVLPLHMGAFPACAAAILKTFSQEEIHPGDAFITNHPYLGGSPHAPDMGVFTPIYFDNELVGFAANMAHKSDIGGTVPGSGSGNAREIYQEGLHLPPVKFMAELKPVKEIEAMIAANSRTAALVIGDLRGQVGAARLGERRVCELMERYGKATIVESTEQLSAYTERRVRQTIAGWPDGESEGESFVDHDGIDLTKPIRIHVKVNKTGDRLHFDFSGCSDQTQGPANIRPPLVRAACAYCLVALVDRFLPINQGLARCIDATFRDGSVVNPRFPAAVNTYMPTALTAAEAILNALAAFVPDKRIAGGSGSGALVLGGRDAQSNRAYVHYEIFSGGTGARSGKDGVSATAFHLSNCKTAPIEIIESEFPTRVERFEMLADSGGAGEWRGGLGFARDYRILADEVRFSMRTDKHAIEPFGSEEGLPGGKGACVVNLQSNAAKHLPSRFGDHRLRQGDTIRVERPGGGGLGNPFKRNPKKVLEDVRQGYVSIGCARSQYGVALREAGGDFELHEEETAILRGKY; encoded by the coding sequence ATGCCTATTGCCTACCCCATGGTCGATCCCATCACCCTGCAAGTCATCCAAGCGCGCCTGGCCGGCATCGTCCAGGAGATGCAGAACAGTTTATTTCGCACCGGCTACTCGACGATTATTCGTGAATCCCAAGACGCCAGCTGCGCGATCTTGAATACCCAGGGCGAAGTGATCGCCCAGCACGTCGTTCTGCCGCTCCACATGGGCGCCTTTCCCGCCTGCGCCGCGGCGATCTTGAAAACTTTTTCTCAAGAGGAAATTCATCCCGGCGACGCCTTCATCACCAACCATCCTTATCTCGGCGGCAGCCCTCATGCGCCCGACATGGGCGTGTTCACACCGATCTATTTTGACAATGAATTGGTCGGCTTCGCCGCCAACATGGCGCACAAGAGCGACATCGGCGGCACCGTGCCCGGCAGCGGCAGCGGCAACGCGCGGGAAATTTATCAAGAAGGTTTGCACCTGCCGCCGGTGAAGTTCATGGCCGAACTCAAACCGGTGAAAGAAATAGAAGCGATGATCGCCGCCAACAGCCGCACCGCGGCGCTGGTGATCGGCGACCTGCGCGGCCAGGTCGGCGCGGCGCGCTTGGGCGAACGACGGGTCTGCGAACTCATGGAGCGCTACGGCAAAGCGACGATCGTCGAGTCCACCGAACAACTTTCAGCTTATACCGAACGGCGCGTGCGCCAGACCATCGCCGGTTGGCCGGACGGCGAGTCCGAAGGCGAAAGCTTCGTCGATCACGACGGCATCGATCTCACCAAGCCGATCCGCATTCATGTCAAAGTAAACAAGACCGGCGACAGATTACATTTCGACTTCAGCGGCTGCAGCGATCAGACTCAAGGGCCGGCGAACATTCGCCCGCCACTGGTGCGCGCCGCTTGCGCCTACTGTTTAGTTGCGCTGGTGGATCGTTTCCTGCCGATCAACCAAGGCCTCGCCCGCTGCATCGATGCGACCTTCCGCGACGGCAGCGTGGTCAATCCGCGCTTTCCGGCGGCGGTGAATACTTACATGCCGACAGCGCTCACCGCGGCCGAAGCGATCCTGAATGCCCTGGCGGCCTTCGTGCCGGACAAGCGCATCGCCGGCGGCTCCGGCAGCGGCGCCTTGGTGCTCGGCGGCCGCGACGCGCAGTCCAATCGCGCGTATGTCCATTACGAAATCTTCAGCGGCGGCACCGGCGCGCGCTCGGGCAAAGACGGCGTGTCGGCGACGGCTTTCCATCTGAGCAACTGCAAAACCGCGCCCATCGAGATCATCGAGTCGGAGTTCCCCACCCGAGTGGAACGCTTTGAAATGCTCGCCGACTCCGGCGGCGCCGGCGAATGGCGTGGCGGCCTGGGCTTCGCTCGCGACTACCGGATTCTCGCCGACGAAGTGCGCTTCTCCATGCGCACCGACAAACATGCCATCGAACCATTCGGCAGCGAGGAGGGTCTGCCAGGCGGCAAAGGTGCCTGCGTGGTCAATCTACAATCAAACGCTGCCAAGCATCTACCATCGCGCTTCGGCGACCATCGCTTGCGGCAAGGCGACACCATCCGCGTCGAACGGCCCGGCGGCGGCGGCCTCGGCAATCCCTTCAAACGCAACCCGAAAAAAGTTCTCGAAGACGTGCGCCAAGGCTACGTGTCCATCGGCTGCGCCCGTTCGCAATACGGCGTCGCGCTGCGTGAAGCTGGCGGCGACTTCGAATTGCACGAGGAAGAAACCGCGATTCTTAGAGGAAAATACTAA
- a CDS encoding hydantoinase B/oxoprolinase family protein: MTVDPVTLQVIQARLAGIVQEMQNSLFRTGYSTIIRESQDASCAILNRAGEVVAQHVVLPLHMGAFPACAAGILKNYTADEVHEGDAFITNHPYLGGSPHAPDMAVLSPIFFKGEWVGFAANLAHKSDIGGPVPGSCWSQAREIYQEGLHVPPIKFVHKLQISKDIEAMIAANSRTPELVIGDLRGQVGAARLGERRFQEMMERYGKETILTAFDELFDLTEAKVRKEIASWPDGEGTGERFVDSDGVELDKPVRLHVRMEKKGDRVLFDLTGSADQTKGPANIRPTIVRAACAYLMTCLVDPALSINYGLARCIEIKVRDGSVVNPIFPAPVNTYNPTVHALVEALLEASSQITPHKKVGDGCSSRSIIIGGRSNKTGKGYVQYEIFGGGSGGRSGKDGVSGTNVNQSNAKIAPIEIIESEFATRVNRFELIADSGGPGAFRGGLGFVREYEMLDNDARFSLRSTKHSVAPKGIDGGSDGRTGHCVLNPGKAGERVIPSRFSDHVMHPGEVFSLETPGGGGLGDPLTRDPARVLNDVRNGYVTQARAREVYRVAIDSADADYVINQQQTSALRAQATGNRQ; encoded by the coding sequence ATGACCGTCGATCCCGTCACCCTGCAAGTTATCCAAGCGCGCCTGGCCGGCATCGTCCAGGAGATGCAAAACTCTTTGTTCCGCACCGGCTACTCGACGATCATTCGAGAATCGCAAGACGCCAGCTGCGCGATCTTGAATCGCGCCGGCGAAGTCGTCGCGCAGCATGTCGTATTGCCGCTGCACATGGGCGCCTTTCCCGCCTGCGCCGCGGGAATTTTAAAAAATTACACTGCCGACGAAGTCCATGAAGGCGATGCCTTCATTACTAACCATCCTTATCTTGGCGGCAGTCCTCACGCGCCCGACATGGCGGTGCTCTCGCCGATTTTTTTTAAGGGCGAATGGGTCGGCTTCGCCGCCAACCTGGCGCACAAGAGCGACATCGGCGGGCCAGTGCCGGGCAGCTGTTGGAGTCAGGCGCGGGAAATTTATCAAGAAGGCCTGCACGTCCCGCCGATTAAATTCGTGCACAAGTTGCAGATCAGCAAAGACATCGAAGCGATGATCGCCGCCAACAGCCGCACGCCGGAATTGGTCATCGGCGATTTGCGCGGCCAAGTCGGCGCGGCGCGTCTGGGCGAACGGCGCTTTCAAGAAATGATGGAGCGCTACGGCAAAGAGACGATTCTAACCGCCTTCGATGAATTGTTCGACCTCACCGAAGCCAAAGTACGCAAGGAAATCGCTTCCTGGCCCGACGGCGAGGGCACCGGCGAACGCTTCGTCGACAGCGACGGCGTTGAACTCGACAAACCCGTGCGTCTGCATGTGCGCATGGAGAAAAAAGGCGACCGTGTGCTCTTCGATCTCACCGGCAGCGCCGATCAGACCAAGGGGCCGGCGAATATTCGCCCGACCATCGTGCGCGCCGCCTGCGCCTATCTGATGACTTGCCTGGTCGATCCGGCGTTATCGATCAATTATGGTTTGGCGCGCTGCATCGAAATCAAAGTGCGCGACGGCAGCGTGGTCAACCCGATCTTTCCCGCGCCGGTGAATACTTACAATCCGACCGTCCACGCCCTGGTGGAGGCGCTGCTCGAAGCCTCGAGCCAAATCACGCCGCACAAAAAGGTCGGCGACGGCTGCAGCAGCCGGTCGATCATCATCGGCGGCCGCAGCAACAAAACCGGCAAGGGTTATGTGCAGTATGAAATCTTTGGCGGCGGCTCCGGCGGCCGCAGCGGCAAGGACGGCGTGTCGGGAACCAATGTCAATCAATCGAATGCCAAAATCGCGCCGATTGAAATCATCGAATCGGAATTCGCCACCAGGGTCAATCGCTTCGAACTGATCGCCGACTCCGGCGGCCCTGGAGCATTTCGAGGCGGCTTGGGTTTCGTCCGCGAATACGAGATGCTCGACAACGACGCGCGTTTCTCGCTGCGCTCGACCAAACACAGCGTCGCGCCCAAGGGCATCGACGGCGGCAGCGATGGCAGGACCGGCCACTGCGTGCTCAATCCCGGCAAAGCCGGCGAGCGCGTGATCCCATCGCGCTTCTCCGACCATGTCATGCATCCCGGCGAAGTCTTCAGTCTAGAAACCCCCGGCGGCGGCGGCCTAGGCGATCCACTGACCCGCGACCCAGCGCGCGTCTTAAACGACGTGCGCAACGGCTACGTGACCCAAGCGCGCGCGCGGGAAGTTTATCGCGTGGCGATCGATAGCGCGGATGCGGATTACGTGATCAATCAGCAGCAAACTAGCGCACTGCGCGCGCAGGCAACAGGCAACAGGCAATAG
- a CDS encoding hydantoinase/oxoprolinase family protein, with the protein MSKYRVTVDTGGTFSDFVFFNEDNGEIAITKVPSTPKEPFQAVLNGVKELIDQGVTAGDVSFFCHGTTVGTNTLLEEKGAKTGLLVTQGFRGIYEVMEQTRGYGPATYDLFFEKPRLLAPPYLTEEIPERVDFKGNALKAIDVEASRQAVRSLKKKGVQSVAVCFLFSFLNPDHELKIKELFAEEFPEARLSLSYEVLPQIREFYRLSTTVINAYIAPVMANYLGRLESRMRELGVTTPKLYIMQSNGGVSTFKGSAEKPVATVLSGPAGGVIASMGTCERVGINNIITFDMGGTSCDVALIHQGNPVITTQGKINLRPIALPMLDIHTVSAGGGTIARIDAVGGLQVGPDSAGADPGPVCYDRGGENITVTDANMVCGVLDPNHFLGGRMKLDKAKAERVLQEKLAKPLKLDLLEAADGVLKIIDAKMEEAIKAVSSARGYDIRDFTLVAFGGGGPMHAGRMALDLGIPSVLVPLTPGVHSALGLLMSDVKHDYVRSKLVGLDDLDLAEINHMFHQLIERAKADLHSEGFSDEEIKIEPYLDLRYAGQGYELTVPASMPPFTRHDLTLMRGRFDTMHEQNSGHKAESEPVELVSLRLISLGLVPQAKLSPGKVTGRKVEAAKTGERKVFFGKEHGVLMTQVYNRDLFEPGHRITGPAIVEQLDTTTVIQPEQEAAVDEYRNIIIKEKA; encoded by the coding sequence ATGTCCAAGTACCGAGTTACCGTTGACACCGGCGGCACCTTTTCCGATTTCGTTTTCTTCAACGAAGACAACGGCGAGATCGCCATCACCAAAGTGCCGTCGACACCGAAGGAACCGTTTCAAGCCGTACTGAACGGCGTCAAAGAACTGATCGATCAAGGCGTCACCGCCGGCGACGTGTCGTTTTTCTGCCACGGCACCACGGTCGGCACCAACACGCTGCTCGAAGAAAAAGGCGCCAAGACCGGCCTGCTGGTCACCCAGGGCTTTCGCGGCATTTACGAAGTGATGGAGCAGACCCGTGGCTACGGCCCGGCGACCTACGATCTGTTTTTCGAAAAGCCAAGATTGCTCGCGCCGCCTTATCTCACCGAAGAAATTCCCGAGCGCGTCGACTTCAAAGGCAACGCGCTGAAGGCGATCGACGTCGAAGCGTCGCGCCAAGCTGTGCGCAGCCTCAAGAAAAAAGGCGTGCAATCGGTCGCCGTCTGTTTTCTCTTTTCGTTTTTGAATCCCGACCATGAACTGAAAATCAAAGAGCTGTTCGCCGAGGAATTTCCCGAAGCACGCCTATCGCTGTCCTACGAAGTCCTGCCGCAGATCCGCGAGTTCTATCGGTTGAGCACCACGGTGATCAACGCCTACATCGCGCCGGTGATGGCGAACTACTTGGGCCGCCTTGAAAGCCGAATGAGAGAGCTGGGCGTCACCACGCCGAAACTCTACATCATGCAGTCCAACGGCGGCGTGTCGACCTTTAAAGGCTCGGCGGAAAAACCGGTGGCGACGGTGCTCTCCGGCCCCGCCGGCGGCGTCATCGCGTCGATGGGAACTTGCGAGCGGGTCGGCATCAACAACATCATCACCTTCGACATGGGCGGCACGAGCTGCGATGTCGCGCTGATCCATCAAGGCAATCCGGTGATCACGACGCAGGGAAAAATAAATTTGCGACCGATTGCGCTGCCGATGTTGGACATTCATACGGTCAGCGCCGGCGGCGGGACGATTGCGCGCATCGACGCCGTGGGCGGCTTGCAAGTCGGTCCCGATAGCGCCGGCGCCGATCCTGGCCCAGTGTGCTACGACCGCGGCGGCGAGAACATCACCGTCACGGACGCGAATATGGTCTGCGGCGTCCTCGATCCCAATCACTTTCTCGGCGGCCGCATGAAGCTCGACAAAGCCAAAGCCGAGCGCGTCTTGCAGGAAAAACTCGCCAAGCCGTTGAAGCTCGATTTGCTCGAAGCCGCCGACGGCGTCTTGAAAATCATCGACGCCAAGATGGAAGAAGCGATCAAAGCGGTTTCATCCGCGCGCGGTTATGACATCCGCGACTTCACGCTGGTCGCCTTCGGCGGCGGTGGGCCGATGCACGCCGGCAGAATGGCGCTCGATCTCGGCATTCCATCGGTGCTCGTGCCTCTGACACCGGGTGTGCACTCGGCTCTGGGTCTGTTGATGTCCGATGTTAAGCACGACTACGTGCGCTCGAAACTCGTCGGCCTCGACGATTTAGATTTAGCCGAGATCAACCATATGTTTCATCAGTTGATCGAGCGCGCCAAAGCTGATCTGCACAGCGAAGGTTTCAGCGACGAAGAAATCAAAATCGAACCTTATCTCGATCTGCGCTACGCCGGCCAAGGCTACGAACTCACCGTGCCCGCGTCCATGCCGCCGTTCACCAGGCATGATCTGACTCTCATGCGCGGCCGCTTCGACACCATGCACGAGCAGAACTCCGGCCACAAAGCCGAGAGCGAACCGGTGGAGCTGGTCAGTCTGCGATTGATTTCCCTCGGCCTGGTGCCCCAGGCGAAACTGTCGCCGGGAAAAGTCACCGGACGAAAAGTTGAAGCAGCGAAAACCGGCGAGCGCAAAGTCTTCTTCGGTAAAGAACACGGCGTGCTCATGACCCAAGTTTATAACCGCGACCTGTTCGAGCCGGGACATCGAATCACCGGCCCGGCCATCGTCGAACAACTCGACACCACGACCGTAATTCAGCCGGAACAGGAAGCGGCCGTGGATGAGTATCGAAATATCATCATAAAGGAGAAGGCATGA
- a CDS encoding glycosyl hydrolase has translation MTIALSHGGTTIYSANTPSNQILIGSREGAISVERDSAKSDWRIAHRAVTDKHVSAIVEEPESGLIFAGAFQGGVLVSADGGKSWEARNNGMTQNNVYSLAAKKINGRVRVFAGTEPAHLFVSDDLGMNWTELPNLRSVPSVAKWSFPAPPHIGHVKHINFDPDNPTTMYAAIEVGALLQSTDGGEHWQELGATDLYEDVHRLMIHPSNGKFLYAVTGRGLYASPQAGASWEQWTRREDEIGGYPDGFVFRPSDPKLMFMTAAHDAPGTWRNTHFAGARISRSKDGGKSWEILKNGLPDRLQASIEAFCLEEAGASTAIYAATTAGEIFSSNDLGDSWQVIVKGLPPISKAGHYRALVQAA, from the coding sequence ATGACGATCGCTTTATCCCACGGCGGCACGACCATTTACTCGGCCAACACGCCGTCGAACCAAATCCTGATCGGCAGCCGCGAGGGCGCCATCTCGGTCGAACGCGACTCGGCAAAGTCCGATTGGCGTATCGCTCATCGTGCCGTCACCGACAAACATGTGAGCGCCATCGTCGAAGAACCGGAAAGCGGCTTGATCTTCGCCGGCGCGTTTCAGGGCGGCGTCTTGGTCAGCGCCGACGGCGGCAAGAGCTGGGAAGCGCGCAACAACGGCATGACCCAAAACAACGTCTACTCGCTGGCGGCGAAAAAAATCAACGGCCGCGTGCGCGTCTTCGCCGGAACCGAACCGGCCCATCTATTCGTCAGTGACGATCTCGGCATGAACTGGACTGAGTTGCCCAACCTGCGCTCGGTGCCGAGCGTCGCCAAGTGGAGTTTTCCCGCGCCGCCCCATATCGGTCATGTCAAGCATATCAATTTTGATCCGGACAACCCGACCACCATGTACGCCGCCATCGAAGTCGGCGCTTTGCTGCAGAGCACCGACGGCGGCGAGCATTGGCAAGAGCTTGGCGCCACCGATCTCTATGAAGACGTGCATCGTTTGATGATCCATCCGAGCAACGGCAAATTTTTATACGCCGTCACCGGCCGCGGCCTCTACGCCAGCCCTCAAGCCGGCGCCAGCTGGGAACAGTGGACCCGGCGTGAAGATGAAATCGGCGGTTATCCCGACGGCTTCGTGTTTCGTCCCAGCGATCCCAAGTTGATGTTCATGACCGCGGCCCACGACGCGCCGGGCACTTGGCGCAATACACACTTCGCCGGCGCGCGCATCTCGCGCAGCAAAGACGGCGGCAAGAGTTGGGAGATTTTGAAAAACGGTTTACCCGACCGGCTGCAAGCGAGCATCGAAGCTTTCTGCTTAGAAGAAGCCGGCGCTTCGACGGCGATCTATGCCGCCACCACCGCCGGCGAAATTTTCTCAAGCAACGATCTCGGCGACAGCTGGCAAGTGATCGTCAAAGGTTTGCCGCCGATCTCCAAGGCCGGCCATTACCGCGCGCTGGTGCAAGCGGCGTAG
- a CDS encoding ABC transporter substrate-binding protein, with the protein MSSNEKIVVFGPALPLNIAPMWVAYDKGFFKEEGLDVDLRPVQGIPDSEHPRHQWRKEGAIVFQSPGGSPPFRSVLEKRDHIDGEVNVVSIANRTAHVFVAKPYIKDVADLKGKKIAGDLKGGSSMDAKMVMRHFGVDPDKDVTWIDSRGKPPNTERFRLGLFERGEVDAVCCDPPHWNIAVQMGGHALASCRDLFKIPEAGFSTSPAVIAEKPFVVKGMIRALLRGVMVARHSKQETLDSILRHNHFINRELATLAYDEVHKEWGPVLDLEAYQRKVDFYTSEWNLPKKPVSDYYNFKYLKEALDELGLLHTWDPRLEFKE; encoded by the coding sequence ATGAGTTCCAATGAAAAAATCGTCGTGTTTGGGCCAGCATTACCGCTCAACATCGCGCCCATGTGGGTCGCCTACGACAAGGGGTTTTTCAAAGAGGAAGGTTTGGACGTCGATCTACGGCCGGTGCAGGGCATTCCCGATAGCGAGCATCCGCGCCATCAATGGCGCAAAGAGGGCGCGATCGTTTTCCAATCTCCCGGCGGCTCGCCGCCGTTTCGCTCGGTGTTGGAGAAGCGCGATCACATCGACGGCGAAGTCAACGTGGTTTCCATCGCCAACCGCACGGCCCATGTGTTTGTCGCCAAACCCTATATTAAAGACGTTGCCGACTTGAAGGGCAAGAAAATCGCCGGCGATTTGAAAGGCGGGTCGAGCATGGACGCCAAGATGGTCATGCGCCACTTCGGCGTCGATCCGGATAAGGATGTCACCTGGATCGACAGCCGCGGCAAGCCGCCCAACACGGAACGTTTTCGCTTAGGGCTGTTCGAGCGCGGCGAAGTCGACGCAGTGTGCTGCGATCCGCCGCACTGGAATATCGCCGTGCAGATGGGCGGCCATGCGCTGGCGTCGTGCCGCGATCTTTTTAAAATCCCCGAGGCGGGCTTTTCCACTTCGCCGGCGGTGATCGCCGAGAAACCCTTCGTGGTGAAGGGAATGATTCGCGCGCTGCTCCGCGGCGTGATGGTGGCGCGCCATAGCAAACAAGAGACCCTCGACTCAATCTTGCGCCATAATCATTTTATCAACCGCGAGTTGGCAACGTTGGCTTACGACGAAGTGCACAAAGAATGGGGCCCGGTGCTCGACTTGGAAGCCTATCAACGCAAGGTCGATTTCTACACCAGCGAGTGGAACCTGCCGAAGAAGCCGGTGAGCGACTACTACAATTTTAAATATTTGAAGGAAGCGCTCGACGAGTTGGGTTTGCTGCACACTTGGGATCCACGGCTGGAATTCAAAGAATAG
- a CDS encoding cupin domain-containing protein, with translation MAIHVVNENDVEKVKSGRGFTKWLHVSPGGAGPEMMIRNWGPDTDIPVHSHPYHEMFYVLEGEVEIDGKTYTAGSCIYIEKNTPYGPTRAPKGGKVLRYAEAGIGK, from the coding sequence ATGGCGATACACGTCGTTAATGAAAATGATGTTGAGAAAGTAAAGAGCGGCCGCGGTTTTACTAAGTGGCTGCATGTTTCGCCGGGCGGGGCGGGGCCGGAGATGATGATCCGTAACTGGGGGCCGGATACCGATATCCCGGTGCACAGCCATCCTTATCACGAAATGTTTTACGTCCTTGAAGGCGAAGTCGAGATCGACGGCAAGACGTACACCGCCGGCTCGTGCATCTACATCGAGAAAAACACGCCCTACGGTCCGACCCGCGCGCCCAAGGGCGGCAAGGTGTTGCGCTACGCCGAGGCCGGAATCGGCAAATAG
- a CDS encoding alpha/beta fold hydrolase yields the protein MEEKYIDADGIKTFYVKAGNGFPVVMFHGAAPGASAQVNWQLNIEPLAAAGFTVYAYDQAGYGRSDNPADLSIEYRVTHAKAFIDALKLDRYHVIGNSVGGYIAARLALEDPRVGKFVTTTSGTLAPKGSAESQALGQKHSEELREYVPSLENMRALTLGTLHRKELVTEELVRARYEMSLGKNQEAALKRKSAKPPRSLIDELPKLKTKTLLLWGNQDRGVSVERGLLLFQLIANAEFHLFDQCAHWVQWDQAERFNRLVSDFLKAS from the coding sequence ATGGAAGAAAAATATATCGATGCCGACGGCATCAAGACTTTTTACGTCAAGGCCGGCAACGGCTTTCCCGTGGTCATGTTCCACGGCGCGGCGCCGGGCGCTTCGGCGCAGGTCAATTGGCAGTTGAATATCGAACCGCTGGCCGCTGCTGGCTTCACAGTTTACGCCTACGACCAAGCCGGCTATGGCCGTAGCGATAACCCCGCCGATCTTTCCATCGAATATCGCGTCACTCACGCGAAAGCTTTCATCGACGCTTTGAAGCTAGATCGCTATCATGTCATCGGCAATTCCGTCGGCGGCTATATCGCGGCGCGCCTCGCGCTCGAAGATCCACGCGTCGGCAAATTTGTCACGACCACTAGCGGCACGCTCGCGCCCAAAGGCTCGGCGGAGTCGCAGGCTTTGGGGCAAAAACATTCCGAAGAGCTGCGCGAGTACGTTCCGAGCCTAGAAAACATGCGCGCGCTGACGCTCGGTACGCTGCATCGCAAAGAGTTGGTTACTGAAGAGTTGGTGCGGGCGCGCTACGAGATGAGCCTCGGCAAGAATCAAGAAGCGGCGCTCAAAAGAAAAAGCGCCAAGCCGCCGCGCTCGTTGATCGACGAATTGCCCAAGCTCAAGACCAAAACGCTGCTGTTATGGGGCAACCAAGACCGCGGCGTTTCGGTCGAACGCGGCCTGCTGCTGTTTCAATTGATTGCCAATGCCGAGTTCCATCTGTTCGACCAGTGCGCCCATTGGGTGCAATGGGATCAAGCCGAACGGTTCAACCGGCTGGTGAGCGATTTTCTCAAAGCCAGTTAA
- a CDS encoding ABC transporter substrate-binding protein — translation MKQVLTSILILIALSAVTAPAQERKLERIRIGGGSTSATQMAMWLAKEANLYEKHGLGVEAISIPGSSLALQAMLSGELPIIQLGGAASIQANLAGADTIIIATIVKKFLFWIYGQANINRMEDLKGKVFGTTRFGSLSDLASRFALRAAGIDPERDITMVQTAGPAETVAAIASGKIHAAALSPPATLQAKKAKLRELLDMSKLDAEYHINGVVTTRKYLKTNEDTVRRFMRAYTEAAVRGQRDKAFAVRAMGKIFRSDDRELLDESYDLIIKPSFVVPPHPSVAGVASLLKGLEPSSPKAKGSKPEDHVDGRIVRELEQSGFIKSLQ, via the coding sequence ATGAAGCAAGTCCTTACATCGATTCTAATCTTGATTGCGCTCTCAGCCGTTACAGCGCCGGCGCAAGAGCGTAAGCTCGAGCGCATCCGCATCGGCGGCGGCTCCACTTCGGCGACCCAGATGGCGATGTGGTTGGCCAAAGAGGCCAATCTTTATGAGAAGCATGGCCTCGGCGTCGAAGCGATCAGCATTCCCGGTAGTTCGTTGGCGCTGCAGGCGATGCTCTCGGGCGAGCTGCCGATCATTCAGCTCGGCGGCGCGGCGTCGATCCAGGCCAATCTCGCCGGCGCCGATACGATCATCATCGCCACCATCGTCAAGAAATTTCTTTTCTGGATTTACGGTCAGGCGAATATCAATCGGATGGAAGATCTGAAGGGCAAAGTGTTCGGCACAACGCGCTTCGGTTCGCTGTCCGATCTGGCGTCGCGTTTCGCGCTGCGCGCCGCCGGCATCGATCCCGAGCGCGATATCACGATGGTGCAGACCGCCGGGCCGGCGGAAACCGTGGCGGCCATCGCCAGCGGTAAGATTCATGCCGCGGCGTTGAGTCCGCCGGCAACCTTGCAGGCGAAGAAAGCCAAACTCAGAGAACTGCTCGACATGTCCAAGCTTGACGCCGAGTATCACATCAACGGCGTGGTGACGACGCGGAAATATTTGAAGACCAATGAAGACACGGTGCGCCGTTTCATGCGCGCCTACACCGAAGCGGCGGTGCGCGGTCAGCGCGACAAAGCTTTCGCCGTGCGCGCCATGGGAAAAATTTTTCGCAGCGACGACCGCGAACTGCTCGATGAAAGCTACGATCTGATCATCAAACCGAGCTTCGTCGTGCCGCCGCATCCTTCCGTCGCCGGCGTGGCGAGCTTGTTAAAAGGGTTGGAGCCTTCTAGTCCGAAGGCCAAGGGCTCGAAGCCGGAAGATCATGTCGACGGGCGTATCGTGCGTGAGTTGGAGCAGAGCGGGTTTATCAAATCTCTACAGTAG
- a CDS encoding amidohydrolase, whose product MKKLPGQPRIIDADGHVRETDEEIIEYMSAGYRNRRDAMLYFPLTPHHGWHRSIPANDFRPSDFRVPDWREWVEKLDEGNFELTVLYPTRFMHVGQIGNPTYAVELCRAYNDYLHDRFLVHDRRFRGMALLPMQDPKAAVKELRRVVKRYGMVGGILPADGLQLPLGHKQYWPVFQEADRLGCVLSVHSCNSLRDNDRYLVPNEAATLTHVIPQMRQFTNIMFSGVMNKLKKLRLGFLEAGSGWTPYLIDKIEDRLQRVPPTERPVLPSELLARKQIYFQCGEEITTKRDVELLGDDCLLWASDFPHEATRTDMKKLVKEHFARKDLSPAAKKKTIYNNAKRFYAL is encoded by the coding sequence ATGAAAAAACTCCCTGGGCAACCGCGCATCATCGACGCCGACGGCCATGTGCGTGAGACCGATGAAGAAATTATCGAATACATGTCGGCCGGCTACCGCAACCGGCGCGACGCCATGCTTTATTTTCCGTTGACGCCGCACCACGGCTGGCATCGCTCGATCCCCGCCAACGACTTTCGCCCGTCCGATTTCCGCGTCCCCGACTGGCGCGAGTGGGTCGAGAAACTCGATGAAGGAAACTTCGAGCTAACGGTGCTCTACCCGACTCGCTTCATGCATGTCGGCCAGATCGGCAATCCGACCTACGCCGTCGAACTATGCCGCGCCTACAACGACTATTTGCATGATCGCTTTTTAGTTCATGACCGGCGCTTTCGCGGTATGGCGCTGTTGCCCATGCAGGACCCGAAAGCCGCGGTGAAGGAATTGCGCCGCGTGGTCAAGCGCTACGGCATGGTCGGCGGTATCCTGCCGGCGGACGGCTTACAACTGCCGCTGGGCCACAAACAATATTGGCCGGTGTTTCAAGAAGCCGACCGCTTGGGCTGCGTGCTGTCGGTGCACTCGTGCAATTCCCTGCGCGATAACGACCGCTATCTAGTGCCCAACGAAGCGGCGACGCTGACCCACGTCATCCCGCAAATGCGCCAGTTCACCAACATCATGTTCTCCGGCGTGATGAATAAACTGAAAAAGCTCCGCCTGGGATTTTTGGAAGCCGGCAGCGGCTGGACGCCCTATCTGATCGACAAGATCGAGGACCGCCTCCAGCGCGTGCCGCCGACCGAACGGCCGGTACTGCCGAGCGAACTGTTGGCGCGCAAGCAAATTTATTTTCAATGCGGCGAAGAGATCACCACCAAACGCGATGTGGAACTGCTCGGCGACGATTGTTTGCTATGGGCCTCCGACTTCCCCCACGAAGCGACGCGCACCGACATGAAAAAATTAGTCAAAGAGCACTTCGCCAGAAAAGATTTGAGCCCAGCGGCGAAAAAGAAAACCATCTACAACAACGCCAAACGGTTCTACGCGCTGTAG